The nucleotide window GGCCGCACTCATGCCTTCAGATTCCCTACCTATGGGTTCTTCAATGAGCTTGCCGGAACGGCCCTCGCCTGCGCGACGGTAGATAATATAATACTGGCGTTCTTCGCCAAGGCCATCTAGCCTTGACTGAAGGCGAAAGAATACGCCGGGATATTTTGTCTTTCCTCTTTTTGCGGCAGCCATTTTCTATCTCTATTTAAGGGTTGCAGGTGTTATTCTTCCCAACACCATTCCCAACACGCAAGGCCAAAATAGAGGGTAAAAGACGGTAGGTCAACGAAATTGAATTCAAAAAAACCTTTAGAAATAGCAAGATATGGTAATTGGCAGTAAATGGCAGAATGATAGAGCAAGAACCTTCTAAGTTCTTGGTCAGGGGTTCGATTCCTCTCGGGCGCGCCATAAATAAATCAGGATGTTACATGGGTTTTCATGTGACATCCTTTTTTGTTTTTGGGGCAAAATCCCCTTTTGGTTGCCCGTCGGTCACCCACCTGTCACCCCCTGCCTGTTTTACACGATCGCGGGGCGGTTGGCACTGATTGGCACACGCGTTGGCACAGCAATTCTGTTTAGCTCGGCCTGCTTCAAGCCGCTATTCTTCATCCTCAGGTGAACTGCAAGGTGATCAGCGCAACCACGATATAGCGGAGAGTTTTTGCCACAGCCACAATGGCGATGAATGAGGGGAAGGGTTCGCGCAGAATCCCCGCTACGAGCGTGATGGGGTCGCCCACAACAGGCATCCAGCTCAAAAGCAGCGACCAGCGCCCGTATTTGCCATACCACGCTTCGGCCCTGGCAAGGCTGCTGCGCTTTATGGGAAACCACGAGCGATCCTGGTAGTGAATAAAGAACCGCCCAAGCAGCCAGTTGGTGGCAGAACCCAGTGTGTTGCCGAGGCTGGCGGCGGCGATCATTGCCCACAGCGGCGCGTAATCCTTTGCCAGCGCTCCTGCCAGAAAAAGCTCTGACTGCGCGGGAAAGATCGATGCTGCCACAAATGCAGAAATAAATAATCCCCAAAGTACGCTCACGCTCATTTCCGCATCCTGCTTGCAAGGCTTTATTGATTGCGCTGCGGCATGCCAGCACCGCACCATATAAAAGTGCCGCGCAGCGCACAAGTCGCATGAATTCTTGCCATGAATAGCTGATGTCTTTTCTCATTCATCATTATTTTTCTGCCGTTGATAACTATCCTGATCTCATGCCTCTGTTTTGCATCTGTCAGGTGTCTCGTTGCTAAGTACGTATTTAGGAAATTGTATTAAATATTTTAATTGTGCATGTAGAAAATAACTATTTTGTGAAGACTGGATGTGATGACCCCATATTGTTCAGCGTTGCATTTTTGCAACACAGTGTTGCAAAATTACAACATCTGGAGATATTTTTGCTGTGTTTTTGCAACAGCATTGACTGAACAAAAAAATTATATAGTGTTTACTGGTTGACTCTAAAGAATTTTAGCGAGCATTCGATACTATTGCAGTGTTTTGTTAAAAATAAGTTGATGCTTAATAAGGAGAACGTGACGTGGCAATGAGTGCAAAAAATAAAATCCTCCTAAGCGTAGTCGCATTCTTTTCGCTGGTCATCATCGCGATGACCTACAGCTCGTACCGGAGTTTCTGTGCCTCGTCATACGACTCTGAAATGGAGCAGCTGGACACCATGTCCCAGGCAGTGGGCAAGGCTGTGTCGGAAAAGATGGACGTGTATTTCAATGTGCTTGAGCTGAGCTCGCGCATGCTGACGAATCCTGTGGGCGCTTCCCCGGATGAACTTTATGAATATAAACGTAATGTTCTGAAACAACTGCTCAAGCAGGTAAACCTTGTTGAAGCCTATTATGCTTTTGACAGCGGTGAAGCGCATAATGATAAGGGCATGATCAAGAATTTCAACGCCAAGAGCCTTGGCCGCGAGTGGTTTGTGCGGATGTTTAATGGTGAGAAGAGGGTTGTAACAACCCCTTATACCTCGTCTATCGGCGCAACGGTTATGGCTGTGGGCGTACCTTTGATAGATAACGGCAAGATGGCGGGCACGCTCTGCATCAACCTTGGCCTGACGGACATAACCAATTTTACCAACCATGTTCTTGAGTTTGACAATATTTTTCTGACGCGGGCTGATGGCTACATCATGGCCAACCGGGATGACAAGCGCATTGGCAAAAGCCTGTGGGAAGTTATCCCGGATATGAAAAAATACAGCGGGTTGCAGCAGAACGGCCGCATCCAGTTCACCAGCAAAGGCAGAGTGTTTGAGGGGAGTCTGTATATTATTCCGGGCCTTGGCTGGAAAGTGTGGACGTACAAGCCGCTGGAGGAAATTCAGCGTGACTCCACCTCCAATCTGCACTCCAGTGCCATAACCGCCGTTGTCGCCCTGGTGCTGTCTGCCCTGATGGTGCATTTTCTGGTATCCATGCTGATTTTCAGGCCGCTGGGCAAGGGCGTTATTTTTGCCGCAGCGGTTGCCGAGGGGAATCTTGATGAAACCCTTGATATCAAGAGCAGGGACGAAGTGGGGACGCTTGCCGATGCCCTGCGCAACATGGTTGCGCGACTGAAAGACATGATCCGCACGACAGAAGAAAAGGAGCGGCACGCCCTCTCCGAAGCCGAGCGCGCGCAAAAAGCAGTTGCCGAAGCGGAGGAAGCCCGCAAAGAAGCGGAGCTGGCTACCCAGCGTGGTATTTTGCAGGCTGCCAGCCAGATTGAAGGCGTTGTGGCGCGCATTGCCTCCAGCACGGAAGAACTGGCGGCACAGTCCGAGCAGATATCCAATGCTGCGGAAATCCAGCGGCAACGCATGACGGACACCTCTGCCGGTATGGAGCAGATGTCCGCCTCCATTGTTGAGGTGGCGCGCAATTCCGGGCAGGCTGCTTCCAATGCTGTCAAAACGCAGCAGGAGGCAGGGCAGGGCGCCACGCTTGTCCGGCAGGTCATTGATTCGGTAAACCATGTGCATGAGCAGACGCAGACCATGAAGGTTGATCTGACGGCCCTTGGCAAACAGGCCGACAGCATTGGCGCGATCATGGACGTCATCAACGATATCGCTGACCAGACCAACCTGTTGGCGCTCAATGCAGCCATTGAGGCGGCGCGGGCTGGCGAGGCTGGCCGTGGTTTTGCCGTGGTGGCAGATGAAGTGCGCAAGCTGGCCGAAAAGACCATAGGCGCCACCAAGCAGGTGGGCGAGAATATTTCCGGTATGCAAACCGCCGCCAGGCAGAGCATCTCTTCCATGGACAAGGCCAGCCTTGTGGTGGAGGAAACAACCTCCCTGTCGCATAAATCCGGCGAAGTCCTGGATGCCATCCTGGTGCTTGCCAAAGAAAATGCCGATCAGGCGCAATCCATAGCAACAGCGGCAGAAGAACAGTCTTCCGCTTCGGAAGAAATCAGCCGCAGTCTTGATGAAGTTTCCCGTCTGACCACGGACACCACACGTGGGCAGGCTGAATCTGCAACAGCTATTCAGCAGCTTGCTGAAATGGCTGGAGACCTCAGCAGTATTGTGGATAAACTGAAAAAATCGTAAACGTCTTCACGCTCATGAACGGGCCGGAGTAGAAATGCTCCGGCTTTTTTTATGTCCTTTGCATGCAATGCCAAGGCTGTGTGTGCGAAAATGCCCTATGTGGTGTTGCCTTTAGCCAACGAGAGAGGGCGTGGGTTGTAAATAGGTAGTGTGCTAACGATATAAGGGGGATGGAAATTGAAACTTGAGCGTTTACTCAATGTTTGGGGAAATTTTAAGATAACGTGTGAGTCCATAGTCTAACTATATCATTTGTGAACAGGGTGTTATAAAAGTTTATATCGTATACTGCTATATTAATCTGAATTAGTAACAGATAAATTTATTTTTATTTACATACTTGTAAAATATGTTGTCGAAAAAAAATAGTAATCGATTCGGGCATGTTGAGATGGGTAGTTTGCAATTTTTTACAGTGCTAACTATTTTTATTGTATATCATACTGAATTTATTTTTATTTTTTATTTTTTTGATGAAGTGTAAAAAAATACAAACTGGCATAATCCGGGGCGCGATATAGCCGATAGGCTATATCGGTGGTGGTGTGAAGCTCTTGATCCCATCGCGTGGATTTAAACTCTAGCGCCGAGTAGAAAGCAATGAAGCTCGTAACAAAAATTTCTTTCGGGATGGGAATGCTGGGTGTTTTGATGGCTTTATTAGCCGGATACATGCTCTGGCAAATGTCAGAACTCAACAACATCACCTCTGTACTGGCGCATCGCAATGTGCCAGTTTCAGAGCTTGCGGGCGAGATTAATACTGATACTGCAGAATACAGGATTATTGAATTTCGCTACCTGATTGAAAATGATATGCAAAAAGCCGCAGCGCTTAAAGATAGGATTGATGAAGTTCGCAAAAAGTTTGAGCGTGAAGTCCGTCAGATTGGAGACCTTTGTATTTCCGGCAATGCCAAACAATGCGTGATCGATATTGAACGTGATCTGAAAAAATATCTGGATACTTCCAAAGACGTGTTACGTCTGCGGCAAGATGGCAGGGTAGATGAAGGCTTGGCCCTGCTTACGACTAAATCCCATGCTGAATACGAAGCCCTCTCCAAATCCATAGGCAGTTTGGTAACGGTTTCACACGATAACGCCCACGCCCGTGGCCTTAAAGGGGACAGCCTGTACGCCACAAGCAACGCTATGGGCATTGGCTTGACCCTTTTTTCCATTGTGCTTGCTGCTGCATCGGCCATTCTAATTGCGCGCGAAACAAACCGACAACTTGGCAGAGACCCTGGGGAACTGCTGGTGGTCGCGCAGCGTGTGGTGGATGGTGATTTTAATATTGACGATGGTCATGCCAGAATTGGCGTGTATGGCTCAATCATCGCCATGGTGGAGGCCTTGAAAGGCCATATTGAAAAGGCCCGGGCCGAATCAGAAAACGCCAGGGAGCAATCGCGTCAGGCGCACGAAGCCATGGAAAGCGCCAATGCGGCCAAGGATGAGGCGCAGCAGAAAACGGAAGCAATGGTGCGTGCCGCAGGCAAGCTGGAAAAAGTCGTGCAGATTGTCAGCTCGGCTTCCACACAGCTTTCTGCCCAGATCGAACAGGCAGGCAAGGGGGCCGGGCATGCAGCGCAAAGGCTTGCGGAAGCGGCCACGGCCATGAACCAGATGAACGCCACCGTACAGGAGGTGGCCCGCAATGCCGGGCAGGCTTCTATGGCATCCACTGATACAAAGGACAAAGCTGAAGCCGGGGCCGACATTGTGCAAAAATCGCTCGTCAGCATCGGCCAGGTGCAGACCGTGTCGCAGGAACTCAAGCAGGATATGCTGCAACTGAATACGCACGCCCAGGCCATCAGCCAGATTATGGGTGTCATTTCAGATATTGCGGACCAGACAAATCTTCTGGCGCTCAATGCCGCCATCGAAGCCGCCCGTGCTGGCGATGCCGGGCGTGGATTTGCCGTGGTCGCCGACGAGGTGCGCAAACTGGCAGAAAAAACCATGGCCTCAACCCATGATGTGGGCAATGCCATAAATGCCATACAGGAGAGCACTTCAAAGAGTATGGCCTCAACGGATAATGCGCTTGAGCAGGTTAATCAGGCAACGGGATACGCCAGCCAGTCCGGGCAGGCTCTCAATGAAATACTGGAAACTGTTCTGGGTATGGCAGATCAGGTCAATGCCATTGCCACTGCAAGCGAGGAGCAGTCTGCCGCCAGTGACGAAATCAACCTGTCGATCGAGAACGTGAACGAAATGGCCAAACAGACCGCCACCGCCATGGCCGAGGCGGCCAGTGCGGTGGCAGAGCTGGCGCGTCAGTCGCAGGATCTTGGGCTGCTGGTCAATGAGATGCGGCAGGGATAGGCAAAATTACTACTTCATTCAAAAATATAAATATAAAGGCGGTCTGTTGCATCTGTGCGGCAGTCCGCCTTTATGCTTTGAACCTTGGTGCATAATTACAACACATATCGCTTTTTTAGATGCAATAATGCGACAATTGTCGTTGCGTTGCTGTGATTTATAATTGTATTTGGCATGGTGTATATGTATTGATTGTATTTTTTTTTGAGGTTTGGTATAGAGTCTCCCAATATCCTATGGTATGTAATGCTTATCTTCTCAGGAGTGCATATGGCAAGATTTCTAACTGTGCTCGGCGCCCTGTGCGCCGCGCTTCTTGTGCCCGGTGTCGTTCTCGCAGGGGAGGGACATCCCAATATCCCTGGTGCGCAGCTTTCAGTCATTTGGGCAATCCCCTTTGTGTGCATGCTGCTTTCGATTGCCATAATGCCGTTGGCATTGCCCCATTTTTGGGAAAAACACTTTGGTAAAATCGCGGCCTTCTGGGGCCTGGCCTTTCTGACGCCCTGTCTTCTGGTTTATGGGTTCAATGTGGCCCTCTACGAGTTTTTGCACATTATTCTTCTGGATTATGTTCCTTTTCTGGTACTGCTGTTCACGCTCTTTACCATCGCAGGCGGCGTGCGGCTTACCGGTTCGCTGGCCGGAACCCCCGCAGTCAATACTGGGCTGCTGGCAGTCGGCACTGTGCTGGCCAGCTGGATGGGAACAACCGGCGCGGCCATGCTGCTTATCCGCCCC belongs to Desulfovibrio desulfuricans DSM 642 and includes:
- a CDS encoding YqaA family protein — encoded protein: MSVSVLWGLFISAFVAASIFPAQSELFLAGALAKDYAPLWAMIAAASLGNTLGSATNWLLGRFFIHYQDRSWFPIKRSSLARAEAWYGKYGRWSLLLSWMPVVGDPITLVAGILREPFPSFIAIVAVAKTLRYIVVALITLQFT
- a CDS encoding methyl-accepting chemotaxis protein; the encoded protein is MSAKNKILLSVVAFFSLVIIAMTYSSYRSFCASSYDSEMEQLDTMSQAVGKAVSEKMDVYFNVLELSSRMLTNPVGASPDELYEYKRNVLKQLLKQVNLVEAYYAFDSGEAHNDKGMIKNFNAKSLGREWFVRMFNGEKRVVTTPYTSSIGATVMAVGVPLIDNGKMAGTLCINLGLTDITNFTNHVLEFDNIFLTRADGYIMANRDDKRIGKSLWEVIPDMKKYSGLQQNGRIQFTSKGRVFEGSLYIIPGLGWKVWTYKPLEEIQRDSTSNLHSSAITAVVALVLSALMVHFLVSMLIFRPLGKGVIFAAAVAEGNLDETLDIKSRDEVGTLADALRNMVARLKDMIRTTEEKERHALSEAERAQKAVAEAEEARKEAELATQRGILQAASQIEGVVARIASSTEELAAQSEQISNAAEIQRQRMTDTSAGMEQMSASIVEVARNSGQAASNAVKTQQEAGQGATLVRQVIDSVNHVHEQTQTMKVDLTALGKQADSIGAIMDVINDIADQTNLLALNAAIEAARAGEAGRGFAVVADEVRKLAEKTIGATKQVGENISGMQTAARQSISSMDKASLVVEETTSLSHKSGEVLDAILVLAKENADQAQSIATAAEEQSSASEEISRSLDEVSRLTTDTTRGQAESATAIQQLAEMAGDLSSIVDKLKKS
- a CDS encoding HAMP domain-containing methyl-accepting chemotaxis protein, giving the protein MKLVTKISFGMGMLGVLMALLAGYMLWQMSELNNITSVLAHRNVPVSELAGEINTDTAEYRIIEFRYLIENDMQKAAALKDRIDEVRKKFEREVRQIGDLCISGNAKQCVIDIERDLKKYLDTSKDVLRLRQDGRVDEGLALLTTKSHAEYEALSKSIGSLVTVSHDNAHARGLKGDSLYATSNAMGIGLTLFSIVLAAASAILIARETNRQLGRDPGELLVVAQRVVDGDFNIDDGHARIGVYGSIIAMVEALKGHIEKARAESENAREQSRQAHEAMESANAAKDEAQQKTEAMVRAAGKLEKVVQIVSSASTQLSAQIEQAGKGAGHAAQRLAEAATAMNQMNATVQEVARNAGQASMASTDTKDKAEAGADIVQKSLVSIGQVQTVSQELKQDMLQLNTHAQAISQIMGVISDIADQTNLLALNAAIEAARAGDAGRGFAVVADEVRKLAEKTMASTHDVGNAINAIQESTSKSMASTDNALEQVNQATGYASQSGQALNEILETVLGMADQVNAIATASEEQSAASDEINLSIENVNEMAKQTATAMAEAASAVAELARQSQDLGLLVNEMRQG